The region GTTGGGCCCCTGGGCTTTCGGTGTGCTTACAGGAAGAGGCAAAGGTTTGGTGAGCTCATAGGTTTTGCTCTGCTGCTCCTAGGCTGGATGAGGTGAGAGCTACAGAGATGTACCTGCAGGACGCCAGCAGGGGGCCTGGTGCTTAGGactccccctaccccccacccccgctgcaaATAGGCTCCCCGTAGCTGCACATGCaggatttgggggggggggtgtaggGTAGCCACGCCCCTCCCTGGTTCTGCTGTCTGCACAAACATTGTTCCTTTTAAATGCTGTTTTCCTTTGGATACATTTTAAGTTACAAAAGCAGAGCCTGGTTGTTGTACCTAGACGGATATTTGCTTGCCAGAGCCCCTTGGGGTGGAGGACTGGGCCTCTTCCTAGTGCTGGCCTCggctcccagccctccccaccgTCTGTCCCTGGCGCAGGGAGGGACCCAGCCTACTACTGGGACCAGCAGGTTCAGTAAGCCAGTGGGTACCATCCTGGATCAAATTCAAGGTCACAGACTCAGAAGGTCACCTCACTGCCCTAATGAGGTGACTGAGCGAGGAGGTGTCCCCATGGCCCCTGGAGAAATATAACTAGGACACCAGGCAGCTAGGGGTAGCCCTGGCAGCTGACCCAGCCTCTGTGTCTCCAAGCCTCCGGCTCTCCGTTCCCTCCCCCGTAAAACAGGTGAGGCCCAGCAAGGGATCTATGGAAACCATCTTGTGCAGGGCTCGGCTGGCTGAGGGCTCCACAGCTGCCACGCTTTGTGACCCAACATGTACGGGACGTCCGCTTCCAGTCCTTGGAGACGGGACTCCAAGTCACATGCTGTTGGGCTTGTCACTGTGGGGGCCCTGGGACCCCTCTGCCTGAACTCAGCTGGCACCCATGGAGGTGTCTGGTGTGCACCCAAGGCAGTTGGGATGGCCCTCCCAAGCCTGTCCTCGGACCAGACCGTGCACGCGCAGGGCAGGGTCGCAGGAGGCCTGGTGCAGGGTCAGCTCCCATAAGTTATGAAGCGTGCACTAGGTCCCCTGGCCCTTGGGGGGCCCAGGGCAGACGGGTGTTCGTACCATGGGACAGTCTTTGCCAGGGAGGACAGTGCTGGCTCCCCTGGGtgcccagagcagggctgggagtgCGGTGGCTTCAGTCTTGTCGGAAGGGAGACAGCCTGGAGGCTGAGCCTGGGCCGGGGGTTGGCTCCTTCCCTGGCCTGCCCTCCCAGATGGCTGAAGCCAGGGCATCCTGACCTCTTGGGAAATCCTGGGGGCCATGTGGTTCCACCTTTTGTGGTCACTACCCACTGTGGCCCTGTCCATATGGCCTCTGGGGAGACTGGTGTGGCCGTGGCACTAGGGTGGGGCAAGGCCCTGCCTCCTAACTCCAGGCCAGGTGATAGCAGCCCCACCCAAGGGGTCCACAGGGCCAGGGGAGCCTCTGTCATCTTCTTATTTTCCCGAAGATAAAAAGTTGTACTAAACTtctttggtggcgcagtggttaagaatccgcctgccagtgcaggggacgccggttcgagccctggtccgggaaggtcccacacgccgcagagcaactaagcccatgcgccacaactgctgagcctgcgctctggagcccacgagccacagctactgagcctgcgcgctacaactactgaagcccgcgcgcctagagcctgtgctccgcaacaagagaagccaccgcaacgagaagccggtgcgctgcaacgaagaatagcccccgctcgctgcaactagagaaaagcccacgcagaaacgaagacccaacgcagccaaaaataaattaattaattaaaaaaaatttgtaccaACTGTACTTGTGGAAAACTTGGAATGGAACGcacaaaaaagagtaaagaaatataACACGAATCATCAACTTTGGTCCTGCTGTCAAGAGCCAAGAGTGGCAACGTGCCCTGTCCCTTAGCTGGGCTGATGGCCTCTCCTGCTGGCCCTCATTCCAAACCTTGCCTCCACAAGCCTCCTCCAGGACACGTCTGCATGTTAGCAAGGAGTCCCGTCCCTGAAGGGACCTGGAACCCACCTGACCCTGCGGGGGAGGCAGGCAGGTTGGGTCGGGTCGGCCCCAGCTCACCTTTCTCGCTGGGCTCGTGGGCTCACCCAGGACAGGGGCTGGGAGCTTAGGGCCCCGCTGGGCCCTCCAGCAGGTGCTTGGCCGTCCCCCTCCCCGCCTGAGCTGCTGGAGGCATTTCCTAGGTTCCCAGCCCTGGGACAGGCTGGGCCAAGGGGATAGCAGCAGAAAGTTACAGTCTCCTGTGGCCTGGCCCAGATGGGATGGCCActgggcagagccaggagtcACACCAAGGAGCGGGGGAGCAGGGTCATAGGCCTTGCCTGGCAGGTCCTTCCCTTTCTGGGCTGGCTTCTTCTCTCCCTGACACTGTGGTAGGGCCCACTGGCTCGCATGCCCTGTCATTCATTCTTAGGTGTGTACTTCCCAACCAACACGTTTCCTGGGCACAAATGAGGGGGTGCTAGCCTTCCAGGATGGAGGCAGAGAGGCACAGCTCCTATAAGCAGCTGGACCAGGGCTGCCTGGGTGCCCTCGCGGCTGCTCACTGCTGCCCCCCCCGTCCCCACCCCATCTGGCGGTTCCCTGTGTGACAAGGGATAAGCCTGGCCCAGAGGACCAGCATACGCAGTCAGGGTCCCaggctgggcagggccaggcccacGCTAGTGGAGAAGCCTCCAGCGCCCTGTCCAATAGCCAGCACGGCAgcctccagccagccagccagccaaccCCCGGCCTGGCCAAGCCTGAAGTGGCTGAGCACCCAGTCAGGGACGTAGCTCAGGATGTCACAGGGTGCACAGCTCAGGATGGGCACGGCCAGTTTCCCATCCACTGGGCAGGACGGAGGGCCCCAAGAGCTAGAGTCTCCAGACCCTGGCTCCAGGCGATTGTGGGCCAGCTCTCAAGGTGTCTGTCTGCCACTTCGCCCTTGGAGAAAGAGTGGAGCAgagcctccctcccccgcccccccaaaccCCTCTCCCCGCTCGCTCGTGGGCCTTGGGTCTAGCAGGTGTGTtagggctccaggtgcgcggaaCCCTGCCAGGGACACAAGCCTCGGGCGCAGCAGGCCGCGCGGGGGCAGCCGAAGACCCTATCTAGCTCCAGCCAGGGACGAGCTGGCCGCGGCGGGTTAAAGGCCCGTCAACTGGCGCGGGAGGCCCAAGGGCGAGCGCGGGCGGCGGGGCTGGGTGCCCCCGGGGGGGCGAGTCGGGCCAGGCCGAACGCCGGTCTTGCCGGGGGTCGTCGCCCGCCGCGCCCGGTAGGGCGCGCCAGCcgagctgggtggggagggggggggccCGCGCCACCGCCGCCGAGCAGCCCCCGCCTGCAGACAAAGGAGCCGGCGGGGGgcgggagcgggggcgggggtgggggtgggggtgggggggatggggcgAGGGGGCGGGGCGCCGCGGTGTCACGTTACCGCCCGCAGCGCCCTTTAactccggccccgccccgcgccccgccccctcccccgccgctgcgcgcgccccgcgccccgccaATCGGCCctcgcgccccgccccgccctcggGTGGGTGTGTGCGCAGGGCCAatgggcggcgggcgggggccggaCCGCCGGAGGGGCGGGGGCAGCGCGGCGCCGGCCAATCGCCGCGGTGTTGTTGAAACTGAAAATACTACATTATGCTAATAGCAGCGGGGCCCGTGCGCGGGGGGGTGGGACCCTCGCGTATAAAGGGGCGCGCGAGGACTGGGCGTTCCACAGGCCAAGTGCTCTGCGCTCGGTGGGTGCCAGCCAGGCCAGGGCCAGCCGAGCGAGCGAGGACAGGCACCCGAGGGGGCGCGGCCGCCGGCCGGACGACACAGCGAGCGAGACTCAGGAGCAGTCCACGGCCCGACAGCCAGGTAGCCGCCGCGCCGCCCTCCCACCGCGTCCCTTTGCAGATGCAGACTCCGGCGCGCGGGGTCTCACTTGCGCCCGGCCTCcgccctcctttcctctcttcctcctcctcctcctccccctcctcctcctccccctcctccttctcctcctcctcttcctcctcttcctcctcctccgcctattcctcctcctcctcctcctattcctcctcctcctcctcctcctcgtccttctcctcctccttcttctcctctcctctcctctcccgcCGCCCGGCCCGCGCAGCCCCCGGAAAAGTCCGATGCGTATCTCCGCAGCGCGTCGGCAATGGAGCGCCTGGTCGCCCGCCGCACCTTTCCCCTGTTCGCGCGCACCAGCGCTTGCCGCAGCCTCTTCGGGCCCGTGGACCACGAGGAGCTCAGCCGCGAGCTGCAGATGCGCCTGGCCGAGCTGAGCGCCGAGGACCAGCGCCGCTGGGACTACAACTTCCAGCAGGACGTGCCGCTGCGGGGCCCCGGGCGCCTGCAGTGGACCGAGGTGGACAGCGACTCCGTGCCCGCCTTCTACCGCGAGACGGTGCAGGTGGGGCGCTGTCGCCTGCTCCTGGCGCCTCGGCCCCGCCCGGACGGCGCGGGCGATAGCCCGCCCTCCGGGCCGCCGGCCGATGAGTCCCTCGACGGCCTCGGGGAGGCGCCGGCGTCGCCGTCCAGCGGCCCGTCCGTAGCGcctgccccggccccggccccggcgccGCAGGAGAGCTCTGAGCCGGAGGCGGTCCCGCCGCCGCGCAGCCAGGAGCCCCTGGCCGAGCCGCCGCACTCAGGGATTTCGGGGCGCCCCGCGCCGGGCACTGCCGCCACTGCCACCAACACCAACGCCGCCGCCGccactgccgccgccgccgccgctgccaccACTGCCGCCGCCGGAGGCGCCGCGATCAAGAAGCTGTCCGGGcctcgcgcgcctagagcctgtgctccgcaacaagagaagccaccgcaacgagaagccggtgcgctgcaacgaagaatagcccccgctcgctgcaactagagaaaagcccacgcagaaacgaagacccaacgcagccaaaaataaattaattaattaaaaaaaatttgtaccaACTGTACTTGTGGAAAACTTGGAATGGAACGcacaaaaaagagtaaagaaatataACACGAATCATCAACTTTGGTCCTGCTGTCAAGAGCCAAGAGTGGCAACGTGCCCTGTCCCTTAGCTGGGCTGATGGCCTCTCCTGCTGGCCCTCATTCCAAACCTTGCCTCCACAAGCCTCCTCCAGGACACGTCTGCATGTTAGCAAGGAGTCCCGTCCCTGAAGGGACCTGGAACCCACCTGACCCTGCGGGGGAGGCAGGCAGGTTGGGTCGGGTCGGCCCCAGCTCACCTTTCTCGCTGGGCTCGTGGGCTCACCCAGGACAGGGGCTGGGAGCTTAGGGCCCCGCTGGGCCCTCCAGCAGGTGCTTGGCCGTCCCCCTCCCCGCCTGAGCTGCTGGAGGCATTTCCTAGGTTCCCAGCCCTGGGACAGGCTGGGCCAAGGGGATAGCAGCAGAAAGTTACAGTCTCCTGTGGCCTGGCCCAGATGGGATGGCCActgggcagagccaggagtcACACCAAGGAGCGGGGGAGCAGGGTCATAGGCCTTGCCTGGCAGGTCCTTCCCTTTCTGGGCTGGCTTCTTCTCTCCCTGACACTGTGGTAGGGCCCACTGGCTCGCATGCCCTGTCATTCATTCTTAGGTGTGTACTTCCCAACCAACACGTTTCCTGGGCACAAATGAGGGGGTGCTAGCCTTCCAGGATGGAGGCAGAGAGGCACAGCTCCTATAAGCAGCTGGACCAGGGCTGCCTGGGTGCCCTCGCGGCTGCTCACTGCTGCCCCCCCCGTCCCCACCCCATCTGGCGGTTCCCTGTGTGACAAGGGATAAGCCTGGCCCAGAGGACCAGCATACGCAGTCAGGGTCCCaggctgggcagggccaggcccacCCTAGTGGAGAAGCCTCCAGCGCCCTGTCCAATAGCCAGCACGGCAgcctccagccagccagccagccaaccCCCGGCCTGGCCAAGCCTGAAGTGGCTGAGCACCCAGTCAGGGACGTAGCTCAGGATGTCACAGGGTGCACAGCTCAGGATGGGCACGGCCAGTTTCCCATCCACTGGGCAGGACGGAGGGCCCCAAGAGCTAGAGTCTCCAGACCCTGGCTCCAGGCGATTGTGGGCCAGCTCTCAAGGTGTCTGTCTGCCACTTCGCCCTTGGAGAAAGAGTGGAGCAgagcctccctcccccgcccccccaaaccCCTCTCCCCGCTCGCTCGTGGGCCTTGGGTCTAGCAGGTGTGTtagggctccaggtgcgcggaaCCCTGCCAGGGACACAAGCCTCGGGCGCAGCAGGCCGCGCGGGGGCAGCCGAAGACCCTATCTAGCTCCAGCCAGGGACGAGCTGGCCGCGGCGGGTTAAAGGCCCGTCAACTGGCGCGGGAGGCCCAAGGGCGAGCGCGGGCGGCGGGGCTGGGTGCCCCCGGGGGGGCGAGTCGGGCCAGGCCGAACGCCGGTCTTGCCGGGGGTCGTCGCCCGCCGCGCCCGGTAGGGCGCGCCAGCcgagctgggtggggagggggggggccCGCGCGCCCAGCcgagctggggggggggggggggggggcccgcGCCACCGCCGCCGAGCAGCCCCCGCCTGCAGACAAAGGAGCCGGCGGGGGgcgggagcgggggcgggggtgggggtgggggtgggggggatggggcgAGGGGGCGGGGCGCCGCGGTGTCACGTTACCGCCCGCAGCGCCCTTTAactccggccccgccccgcgccccgccccctcccccgccgctgcgcgcgccccgcgccccgccaATCGGCCctcgcgccccgccccgccctcggGTGGGTGTGTGCGCAGGGCCAatgggcggcgggcgggggccggaCCGCCGGAGGGGCGGGGGCAGCGCGGCGCCGGCCAATCGCCGCGGTGTTGTTGAAACTGAAAATACTACATTATGCTAATAGCAGCGGGGCCCGTGCGCGGGGGGGTGGGACCCTCGCGTATAAAGGGGCGCGCGAGGACTGGGCGTTCCACAGGCCAAGTGCTCTGCGCTCGGTGGGTGCCAGCCAGGCCAGGGCCAGCCGAGCGAGCGAGGACAGGCACCCGAGGGGGCGCGGCCGCCGGCCGGACGACACAGCGAGCGAGACTCAGGAGCAGTCCACGGCCCGACAGCCAGGTAGCCGCCGCGCCGCCCTCCCACCGCGTCCCTTTGCAGATGCAGACTCCGGCGCGCGGGGTCTCACTTGCGCCCGGCCTCcgccctcctttcctctcttcctcctcctcctcctccccctcctcctcctccccctcctccttctcctcctcctcttcctcctcttcctcctcctccgcctattcctcctcctcctcctcctattcctcctcctcctcctcctcctcgtccttctcctcctccttcttctcctctcctctcctctcccgcCGCCCGGCCCGCGCAGCCCCCGGAAAAGTCCGATGCGTATCTCCGCAGCGCGTCGGCAATGGAGCGCCTGGTCGCCCGCCGCACCTTTCCCCTGTTCGCGCGCACCAGCGCTTGCCGCAGCCTCTTCGGGCCCGTGGACCACGAGGAGCTCAGCCGCGAGCTGCAGATGCGCCTGGCCGAGCTGAGCGCCGAGGACCAGCGCCGCTGGGACTACAACTTCCAGCAGGACGTGCCGCTGCGGGGCCCCGGGCGCCTGCAGTGGACCGAGGTGGACAGCGACTCCGTGCCCGCCTTCTACCGCGAGACGGTGCAGGTGGGGCGCTGTCGCCTGCTCCTGGCGCCTCGGCCCCGCCCGGACGGCGCGGGCGATAGCCCGCCCTCCGGGCCGCCGGCCGATGAGTCCCTCGACGGCCTCGGGGAGGCGCCGGCGTCGCCGTCCAGCGGCCCGTCCGTAGCGcctgccccggccccggccccggcgccGCAGGAGAGCTCTGAGCCGGAGGCGGTCCCGCCGCCGCGCAGCCAGGAGCCCCTGGCCGAGCCGCCGCACTCAGGGATTTCGGGGCGCCCCGCGCCGGGCACTGCCGCCACTGCCACCAACACCAACGCCGCCGCCGccactgccgccgccgccgccgctgccaccACTGCCGCCGCCGGAGGCGCCGCGATCAAGAAGCTGTCCGGGCCTCTCATCTCCGGTGAGTCCCgcgcggccccgccccggcccggcccggcccggcccggccctgcTTTGTCCGGCCGGCCGGGCTCCCAGGCCCTCGGGGGCCTCTCTCGGTCCCCGCCTCCTCCGTGGCGTTAAAGGGCCCGCAGCGCGCGGGGCGAGGCAGCGCCCGCACCGCGTCCGCGCCCTGTTGTTGTGCTCCGGAGAGGTTGGCGCGGGAGGGTCGGGAGGGCGCGCTCTGGCCCCCTCCGAGCGCGATCCTCGCCCGGGCCACTGGAGACCCTTCTCGGGCGCGGCCGGGCGCGGCGATCGCGGCGCGGAGGGGGTTAAGCGCGGCGGTAGCCCCGGGGGGCTTGGCCGCGGGACAAGGGGAAATGCTTACACAGCACATTGCGCGGCGACGTAAACAAAGCTGACCCGCCGCGGACCTCGGCGCGGGCGGGGACGGCGCCCCCCCACCGGCCGGCCAGCCGCCCGCGCCTCCTCCCGGCACCCTCTTGGGCTCCCCGGCCGGCCCCGCCCTGACCGTCCGCGCGCGCTGTCGCCCGCAGATTTCTTCGCCAAGCGCAAGAGACCCGCGCCCGAAGCCAAGGCGTCGAACGAGGTTCCCGCGGGATGCGCCGCGCCCGGCGCCGCTCCAGCCGTCGGCTCGGCTGAGCAAACCCCGCGCAAGCGGCTGCGATGAGAGGTGAGCGCGGCAGAcggggcgggcggggaggggcgCCCCGCGGGGTCCCGGCGGCCAGTCTGTCGCCGCTTGCTCACCGCACCTCTCTCCCGCAGCCTCGCGCCCAACGAGCCCCGAGGGAGCCCGCTGGGCAGCGGACAGGAGAGGAGCGCTGGGCCTCGGCTGGGACCGTCCATGTAGCAGCAACCGGCGGCAGCTGCCACGGAGCAGCGTTCGGTTTTGTgtttaaagtttgaaaactgtGCAATGTATTAATAACGTCTTTTATATCTAAATGTATTCTGCACGAGGAGTACACTGGTCCCAAGGTGTAAAGCTTTAAGagtcatttatataaaatgtttaatctcTGCTGAAACtcagtgcaaaaaaaaatgaaaaaagaaaaaaaaaaggaaaaaaggaaaaaaacatgtatatttgtacaaaaagtttttaaagttatactaacttatattttctatttatgtcGAGGCGTGGGCCGCTCTGCCACGCGCTAGCTCGGTTATTGGTTATGCCAAAGGCACCTCACTCGCATCTGGTTATCgacaaatgtaaatttattttttatagcggactctggggggagggggtcgcTCACAAGCTGTAGCTGCCGTACAAGCCCATCTAGCTTGCAGTCTCTTCGCGCTTTCGCTGTCTCTTTTTACTATCATGATTATTTTAAACTTGAAGACAaatctgttaaaagaaaaaaaaaaaagaaaaaaaaaaaaaaaaaggttcctgAGCCGTCTGCACCACTGCCCCGGCTCCTCGTCCGCCGGGTTCTAAATAAAGAGGCCGAATAATGCTGCAACTGAGCTCCGTGTGTGCTTGTACTGCCTCCAGCTTTCCCCTCTGGCACCCCCGAAAGTCAGGGAGTTGTTAGAACCCAGGGGGCAGCc is a window of Physeter macrocephalus isolate SW-GA chromosome 18, ASM283717v5, whole genome shotgun sequence DNA encoding:
- the LOC112067463 gene encoding cyclin-dependent kinase inhibitor 1C-like — its product is MERLVARRTFPLFARTSACRSLFGPVDHEELSRELQMRLAELSAEDQRRWDYNFQQDVPLRGPGRLQWTEVDSDSVPAFYRETVQVGRCRLLLAPRPRPDGAGDSPPSGPPADESLDGLGEAPASPSSGPSVAPAPAPAPAPQESSEPEAVPPPRSQEPLAEPPHSGISGRPAPGTAATATNTNAAAATAAAAAAATTAAAGGAAIKKLSGPRAPRACVYFPTNTFPGHK
- the LOC112067445 gene encoding cyclin-dependent kinase inhibitor 1C-like isoform X1; translation: MLIAAGPVRGGVGPSRIKGRARTGRSTGQVLCARWVPARPGPAERARTGTRGGAAAGRTTQRARLRSSPRPDSQPPEKSDAYLRSASAMERLVARRTFPLFARTSACRSLFGPVDHEELSRELQMRLAELSAEDQRRWDYNFQQDVPLRGPGRLQWTEVDSDSVPAFYRETVQVGRCRLLLAPRPRPDGAGDSPPSGPPADESLDGLGEAPASPSSGPSVAPAPAPAPAPQESSEPEAVPPPRSQEPLAEPPHSGISGRPAPGTAATATNTNAAAATAAAAAAATTAAAGGAAIKKLSGPLISDFFAKRKRPAPEAKASNEVPAGCAAPGAAPAVGSAEQTPRKRLR
- the LOC112067445 gene encoding cyclin-dependent kinase inhibitor 1C-like isoform X2, translated to MERLVARRTFPLFARTSACRSLFGPVDHEELSRELQMRLAELSAEDQRRWDYNFQQDVPLRGPGRLQWTEVDSDSVPAFYRETVQVGRCRLLLAPRPRPDGAGDSPPSGPPADESLDGLGEAPASPSSGPSVAPAPAPAPAPQESSEPEAVPPPRSQEPLAEPPHSGISGRPAPGTAATATNTNAAAATAAAAAAATTAAAGGAAIKKLSGPLISDFFAKRKRPAPEAKASNEVPAGCAAPGAAPAVGSAEQTPRKRLR